A single genomic interval of Nitrosomonadales bacterium harbors:
- a CDS encoding Re/Si-specific NAD(P)(+) transhydrogenase subunit alpha produces the protein MRIGIPAETVAGEKRVATVPEVVEKLIKLGFSVTVESGAGDAANCSDDSYRAAGAEIVSGAPELWATSDIVFKVSVPTSAEVELMREGGILIGFIWPAQNPELMKQLAAKKATVLAIDCLPRMLSRAQKMDALTSQAGVAGYRAVIEAANAFGRFFNGQITAAGKVPPAKVFIAGAGVAGLAAIGTAAGLGAIVRANDTRAEVADQVKSLGGEFVKVDYEEEGGGGGGYAKVMSEGFQQAQREMYAKQAREVDIIITTALIPGKPAPRLITAEMVQSMKPGSVIVDMAGERGGNCELTEPGQAVVKHGVTIIGYTDLNSRLAKQSSTLYGTNLFRLTEELCKTKDGIVNVNMEDDAIRGLTVIKDGEITWPAPAPKLPAAAAKPAAAKPVAAPAAHGGAGAPASLGKVAALFVAVAALFLLIGAYAPAAFLGHFTVFVLACFVGYMVVWNVTPALHTPLMSVTNAISSIIAIGALVQIAPPQSQNWLGMAIERPDGWILALAVLAIALTAINMIGGFAVTQRMLSMFRK, from the coding sequence ATGCGGATAGGCATTCCTGCGGAAACGGTCGCAGGCGAGAAGCGCGTTGCGACAGTACCAGAAGTCGTTGAGAAACTCATCAAGCTGGGATTCAGTGTGACGGTAGAGTCCGGCGCCGGAGACGCGGCAAATTGCAGTGACGATTCCTATCGCGCGGCAGGCGCCGAGATCGTCTCTGGCGCTCCCGAGCTGTGGGCCACATCCGACATCGTGTTCAAGGTGAGTGTCCCGACCAGCGCCGAAGTTGAGTTGATGCGCGAGGGCGGCATCCTGATCGGTTTCATCTGGCCCGCACAAAATCCGGAATTGATGAAGCAACTGGCGGCGAAAAAGGCGACCGTGCTGGCTATCGACTGCCTGCCGCGCATGTTGAGCCGCGCCCAGAAGATGGACGCGCTGACCTCGCAGGCCGGCGTCGCCGGCTACCGCGCCGTCATCGAGGCCGCCAACGCCTTCGGCCGCTTCTTCAACGGCCAGATCACGGCTGCGGGCAAGGTTCCGCCCGCCAAGGTGTTCATCGCCGGCGCCGGCGTGGCCGGTCTGGCTGCCATCGGCACCGCTGCGGGTCTGGGCGCCATCGTGCGCGCCAACGACACCCGCGCCGAAGTGGCCGATCAGGTCAAATCCTTGGGCGGCGAGTTCGTCAAGGTCGATTACGAAGAAGAGGGCGGCGGCGGCGGCGGTTATGCCAAGGTGATGAGCGAGGGTTTCCAGCAGGCGCAGCGCGAGATGTACGCGAAGCAGGCCCGCGAGGTGGACATCATCATCACCACCGCGCTGATCCCCGGCAAACCTGCACCCCGGCTGATCACCGCCGAGATGGTGCAGAGCATGAAGCCCGGCAGCGTCATCGTCGACATGGCGGGCGAGCGGGGTGGCAACTGCGAACTGACCGAACCCGGCCAGGCGGTCGTGAAGCATGGCGTGACCATCATCGGTTATACCGACCTGAACTCGCGACTGGCCAAGCAATCTTCCACGCTGTACGGAACCAACCTGTTCCGCCTCACCGAGGAGCTGTGCAAGACCAAGGACGGCATCGTCAACGTCAACATGGAAGATGATGCGATCCGCGGCCTGACTGTCATCAAGGACGGCGAGATCACCTGGCCCGCTCCCGCGCCGAAATTGCCTGCCGCAGCGGCCAAGCCGGCTGCCGCAAAACCGGTTGCTGCGCCTGCCGCACATGGTGGGGCTGGCGCCCCGGCGTCCCTGGGCAAGGTGGCGGCGCTGTTCGTTGCGGTAGCGGCGCTGTTCCTGCTCATCGGCGCCTATGCGCCCGCAGCGTTCCTCGGACACTTCACCGTGTTCGTGCTCGCGTGTTTCGTCGGTTACATGGTGGTGTGGAACGTCACGCCGGCCCTGCACACGCCGCTGATGAGCGTGACCAACGCGATCTCCAGCATCATCGCCATCGGCGCGCTGGTACAGATCGCGCCGCCGCAGTCGCAGAACTGGCTCGGCATGGCGATCGAGCGTCCTGATGGCTGGATCCTGGCGCTGGCTGTGCTGGCCATCGCGCTGACCGCCATCAATATGATCGGCGGCTTTGCGGTTACCCAGCGCATGCTGTCGATGTTCCGCAAGTAA
- the pntB gene encoding Re/Si-specific NAD(P)(+) transhydrogenase subunit beta, giving the protein MSASLVTVSYIGAIILFILSLGGLSSPESSRRGNLYGIIGMTIAVLATVFGPRVTMAGIPWIIGAMVVGGSIGLYAARKVQMTQMPELVALMHSLVGLAAMLVGFASYIDTSIAFSGAEKAIHELEIYIGIYIGAVTFSGSIIAFGKLSGKIGGKPMLLPARHWLNFAGALLVVYFAYDFMHGETVGDGTLALVVMTTIGLLFGIHMVMAIGGADMPVVVSMLNSYSGWAAAATGFMLSNDLLIVVGALVGSSGAILSYIMCRAMNRNFISVIAGGFGTGGGKPAKADGDAQPAGEVVPISAAETAELLGSAKSVIIVPGYGMAVAQAQHTVYEITQLLREKGVNVRFGIHPVAGRMPGHMNVLLAEAKVPYDIVMEMDELNADFPDTDVSIVIGANDIVNPAAQEDPTSPIAGMPVLEVWKAKTSIVMKRSMATGYAGVDNPLFYKENNRMLFGDAKKMLEEVFVALKA; this is encoded by the coding sequence ATGTCTGCAAGTCTGGTAACTGTTTCATATATTGGCGCGATCATTCTCTTCATCCTCAGCCTGGGCGGCCTGTCCAGCCCGGAATCTTCGCGGCGCGGGAATCTCTACGGCATCATCGGCATGACCATTGCCGTGCTGGCGACCGTGTTCGGCCCGCGCGTCACGATGGCCGGCATCCCCTGGATCATCGGCGCGATGGTCGTGGGCGGCAGCATCGGCCTCTATGCCGCCCGCAAGGTGCAGATGACGCAGATGCCGGAACTGGTCGCGCTGATGCACAGCCTGGTCGGCCTTGCCGCCATGCTGGTCGGCTTCGCCAGTTACATCGACACATCCATCGCCTTCAGCGGTGCGGAAAAAGCCATCCACGAGCTTGAGATCTACATCGGAATCTATATCGGTGCGGTGACCTTCTCCGGCTCCATCATTGCCTTCGGCAAGCTGTCGGGCAAGATCGGCGGCAAGCCCATGTTGCTGCCGGCACGCCACTGGCTCAACTTCGCCGGCGCACTGCTGGTGGTCTATTTCGCCTACGACTTCATGCACGGGGAAACGGTCGGAGACGGAACTCTGGCGCTCGTGGTGATGACCACCATCGGCCTGCTGTTCGGCATCCACATGGTGATGGCCATCGGCGGCGCCGACATGCCGGTGGTCGTGTCCATGCTCAACAGCTATTCCGGCTGGGCTGCTGCCGCAACGGGCTTCATGCTCTCGAACGACCTGCTGATCGTCGTCGGTGCGCTGGTGGGATCGAGCGGCGCAATCCTGTCCTACATCATGTGCCGCGCGATGAACCGCAACTTCATCAGCGTCATCGCGGGCGGATTCGGCACCGGTGGCGGCAAGCCGGCCAAGGCCGACGGCGATGCGCAACCGGCGGGTGAAGTGGTGCCCATCAGTGCGGCCGAGACGGCAGAACTGCTCGGCTCCGCCAAGAGCGTGATCATCGTGCCGGGCTATGGCATGGCAGTGGCACAGGCACAGCACACGGTCTATGAGATCACGCAACTGTTGCGCGAGAAGGGCGTCAACGTGCGCTTCGGCATCCACCCGGTTGCCGGCCGCATGCCCGGCCACATGAACGTATTGCTGGCCGAAGCCAAGGTGCCTTACGACATCGTGATGGAAATGGACGAACTCAATGCGGATTTCCCGGATACCGATGTCTCCATCGTGATCGGCGCCAACGACATCGTGAACCCGGCAGCGCAGGAAGATCCCACCAGCCCCATCGCCGGCATGCCGGTACTGGAAGTCTGGAAGGCCAAGACCTCCATCGTGATGAAGCGCAGCATGGCCACGGGCTACGCCGGCGTGGACAATCCGCTGTTCTACAAGGAGAACAACCGCATGCTGTTCGGCGATGCCAAGAAGATGCTGGAAGAAGTATTCGTTGCGCTGAAAGCATGA